The following DNA comes from Microbacterium wangchenii.
ATCGTCTCCACCGACCCGCACGCCTGAGGTCGGCGGTCTCGCGTACCGTTGACGCATGTGCGGTCGATTCTTCGTTGCCAACGTCGGTTCCGAGCTCGTGGGCGTGCTGCGCGTGGATGCGGCGGCGGAGGATCTGCCCGAGCCCTCGTACAACATCGCCCCCACCGCTTCCGTGGCGATCGTCCTCGACTCGGCCAAGACCGACCCGCCCACTCGTCGCCTGGAGCCGGCACGGTGGGGGCTCGTGCCGAGCTGGGCAAAAGATCCCAAGATCGGCGCGCGGGCGTTCAACGCGCGCAGCGAAGAGCTCGAAGACAAGTCGATGTTCCGCCGCGCGCTGCACAAGCGCCGGGCCGTGATCCCTGCGACCGGCTATTACGAATGGAAGGCGACCGATTCGGGGAAGGTCCCGCACTTCATCCACCCCGCCGCGGGCAGCCCCATGTTCTTCGCCGGGCTGTACGAGTGGTGGAAGAACCCCGCCGTCCCGGACGACGACCCGGACCGCTGGCTGCTGAGCTTCACGATCCTCACCCGCGACTCCATCGGGCGCCTGGGTTCGATCCACGACCGGATGCCGCTGTTCATGGACCCCGACCATGCCGACGCGTGGCTCGACCCCTCCACCGAGAACGTGCGTGACGTGCTGGACGCCGCCATCGACGCCGCCCCGGCGATCGCCGAGACCCTCGAGGACCACGTCGTGTCGAAGGCCGTGGGAAACGTCCGCAACAACGGCCCTGAGCTGATCGAGCCTGTCGAGGAGTGACCCGCACCCGTGACGAGACCCGCCCTCACCGCGCGGGGCGAATGGCCGCCGGGACTGGCGTACTTCCGCCTCGGCGCCGGCGCGCAGACGGTGTTCTTCCCCGGGCTCTCCGGAACGCCTGACCTCCCCTCAGGTGCGGACATGTGGATGCAGCGGCAGCTGCTGGCGCCACTGACCCGGGGCCGCGAGCTGATCTGGATGAACCGGCGCAGGGACCTCACCCCTCCCACCACGATCGCCCGCATCGCGCAGGACGGCGCCGACGTGATCCGCGCCCAGCTGTCGCCTCCGGTGGACGTCATCGGGCTGTCCACCGGCGGCAGCGTCGCGCTGCAGCTCGCCGTGGACCATCCCGAGCTGGTCCGGCGTCTCGTCGTGGCCGCCTCGGCGTGCCGGCTGAGCGATGAGGGGCGCCGTGTGCAACGCCGCCTCGGAGCCGCCGTGCGCGCCGGCAGGCCGCGGCAGGCGGGCGCCGCCGGCATCGGCGCGATGGCCGCCGGATCGTGGGGTGCCGCCGTGTTCGGCGCGGTGGGCTGGCTCATGGGGCACACCGTCTTCGGCCGCTCCGGTCCCGACCTCCTCGCCGTCGTCGACGCCGAGGACACGTTCGACGTCACCGACCGGTTGGGCGAGATCACCGCCCGCACGCTGATCGTGGGAGCCGAACGCGATCGGTACTACTCCGCGGAGCTGTTCCGCCGCACGGCCGAAGGCATCCCGGACGCGCAACTGGTGCTGTATCCGCGCACGGGCCACCTGGGCACGACGCTGCGGCGGCGGTACTACCGGGACGTCCGGGAGTTCCTCGACGGCCCGTGAGCATCAGGAGAGCGGAGCGCCGAACCACCGTTCGAGCGCAGACGTGAGACCGGCTTCGTCCTCGCCGGCCCACGCGATGTAGCCGTCCGGCCGCAGCAGCACGGCGGCCGCATCCACCCCGTCGCTGTGCTGCCGCACGTGATCGACGCGGTCGGCCCACCCCGCGACGGCGGTGAGCCTGCCGGTGCGATCCAGCAGCAGGCCGCGCCCGCGGCGCATGTGCTCGTACAGGCGTCCCCGCCCCAGCGGTACGTCGCGCATGCGGCGACCGACGAGGTCGGGTCCGGGCCCGAGGTCGTACCGGATGCCGATCCCGGTGATCTTCTCCACGAGATGACGGTTGACCCCGTCGACGCTCATGAGTTCGGTGAGCAGCCCTCGCACGGCCCGGGGACCGGGGTCGGCGGACTGCAGCTCCCCCAGTGCGCGGGTGGTGGCCAGCACGTCGGCGGCGACCGGACGGCGTTCGCTCTCATAGCTGTCCAGCAGCCCCACCGACGCGCGGCCGGTCACCTCGGCGGCGAGCTTCCAGCCCAGGTTGACGGCATCCTGGATGCCGAGGTTCAGTCCCTGCCCGCCCTGCGGCGGATGCACGTGCGCGGCATCGCCTGCCAGCAGCACGCGCCCCACGCGGTACCGGTCGGCCAGCCGGGTGGCATTCGTGAAGCGCGACAGCGAGCGCGGGTCGTGCACCCCGAAATCGGTGCCGGCGTAGGCCTGCAGCTGCTGCGTCACCTCCGCCAGGGTGGGCGGCGCGGCGCGGTCCTCGGCGACGGCGGCGGCGCGGACGAGCACCCGGTAGAACCCGTCACCCGACGACCCCAGCCCGAAGTCGTGGTGGACGCGGCGCACCTCCGCCATGGTCGCGGCGATGTCCTCCGCCGAGGCGGTCACCCGCATCTCGCCCAGCAGCCACTCCGCGGTGGCCGCCTCACCGTCGAAGGCGATCCCCAGCAGCCGGCGCACGGTGCTGCGCCCGCCGTCGCATCCGACCACGAAGCGGGCGCGCAGCACCGACCCGTCCCCGAGCGTCACGTCCACCCCCGTCGCATCCGGTGCGAGAGCCGCCACCTCCGCGCCTCGCTGCACCCGCGCGCCGAGCCTCAGCGCGTGCTCCGTCAGCAGCCGGTCGGTGACGGGCTGCGGAATGCCCAGCACGTAGCCGTGCGCCGTGTCCAGGTCATCGGGCCACGGCGCGTCGATGCCCGCGATGAACCCCGCCATCCGGTGCTGGGTGCCGTGCGCCAGGAACTCCTCCAAGAGTCCGCGCTGATCCATCAGCTCGATGCTCCGCACGTGCAATCCCAGCGCCCGCACCTGCCGCGTCGGTTCCAGGTCCCGCTCCAGGACGAGCACCTCCACGCCGTGCAGCCGCAGCTCGGCGGCCAGCATCATCCCCGTCGGCCCCCCGCCGACGATGATCACATCAGTCATCCCGTGTCCTCTCCCCCGCCCGGGATCCGGGCGCGACCGCCCATCCTGCCCCCGCACCGGGGTCTTGCCGCAAGCCCCCGTCCGGGCGATATCCTGGACCTGGCAGGGTGATCCCCTGCCTTTCGCGTCTCCGGGCCGGGGATGGCTTTCCGGCGCGGCGCCTATCCTCGAAGGATGCCCG
Coding sequences within:
- a CDS encoding SOS response-associated peptidase is translated as MCGRFFVANVGSELVGVLRVDAAAEDLPEPSYNIAPTASVAIVLDSAKTDPPTRRLEPARWGLVPSWAKDPKIGARAFNARSEELEDKSMFRRALHKRRAVIPATGYYEWKATDSGKVPHFIHPAAGSPMFFAGLYEWWKNPAVPDDDPDRWLLSFTILTRDSIGRLGSIHDRMPLFMDPDHADAWLDPSTENVRDVLDAAIDAAPAIAETLEDHVVSKAVGNVRNNGPELIEPVEE
- a CDS encoding alpha/beta fold hydrolase, whose translation is MTRPALTARGEWPPGLAYFRLGAGAQTVFFPGLSGTPDLPSGADMWMQRQLLAPLTRGRELIWMNRRRDLTPPTTIARIAQDGADVIRAQLSPPVDVIGLSTGGSVALQLAVDHPELVRRLVVAASACRLSDEGRRVQRRLGAAVRAGRPRQAGAAGIGAMAAGSWGAAVFGAVGWLMGHTVFGRSGPDLLAVVDAEDTFDVTDRLGEITARTLIVGAERDRYYSAELFRRTAEGIPDAQLVLYPRTGHLGTTLRRRYYRDVREFLDGP
- a CDS encoding FAD-dependent monooxygenase, whose amino-acid sequence is MTDVIIVGGGPTGMMLAAELRLHGVEVLVLERDLEPTRQVRALGLHVRSIELMDQRGLLEEFLAHGTQHRMAGFIAGIDAPWPDDLDTAHGYVLGIPQPVTDRLLTEHALRLGARVQRGAEVAALAPDATGVDVTLGDGSVLRARFVVGCDGGRSTVRRLLGIAFDGEAATAEWLLGEMRVTASAEDIAATMAEVRRVHHDFGLGSSGDGFYRVLVRAAAVAEDRAAPPTLAEVTQQLQAYAGTDFGVHDPRSLSRFTNATRLADRYRVGRVLLAGDAAHVHPPQGGQGLNLGIQDAVNLGWKLAAEVTGRASVGLLDSYESERRPVAADVLATTRALGELQSADPGPRAVRGLLTELMSVDGVNRHLVEKITGIGIRYDLGPGPDLVGRRMRDVPLGRGRLYEHMRRGRGLLLDRTGRLTAVAGWADRVDHVRQHSDGVDAAAVLLRPDGYIAWAGEDEAGLTSALERWFGAPLS